A single region of the Musa acuminata AAA Group cultivar baxijiao chromosome BXJ1-11, Cavendish_Baxijiao_AAA, whole genome shotgun sequence genome encodes:
- the LOC103971295 gene encoding E3 ubiquitin-protein ligase PUB23 has protein sequence MEGVEVPPYFLCPISLEIMRDPVTLSTGITYDRESIERWIFSDKHEICPVTKQALTNLDVTPNHTLRRLIQAWCSANASDGVERFPTPRPPVDMTQIAALLDEAKLPQTQMTALRRLKAIASESDRNKRFVEASGAVDVLASIMEKSIHGSTGVLEEELIVCDGLESASAPDEALAILCSLQLSEKSLLGLIHRDVNFVELLTKVLGRSSYRIRAYSLLLLKSLVSVIAPARALSLREEFFEELAKVVRDEISHQATKAALQVLAAVIPWGNNRLKAVKAGAVRMLIEQLLDEPEKRTCEMIMVILCQLCGCAEGRAELVEHAVGIAVVSKKIHRVSRLVSRMAVKILCSVAKSSPSPAVLQEMLQLGAVSKMCYVLQMDCDAQVRERVREILRLHSKAWRNSPCLAPPLKASYPPPPST, from the coding sequence ATGGAGGGAGTGGAAGTCCCGCCTTACTTCTTGTGTCCTATATCGCTCGAGATCATGAGAGATCCGGTGACCCTTTCCACCGGCATCACCTACGACCGGGAGAGCATCGAGAGGTGGATCTTCTCCGACAAGCATGAGATCTGCCCGGTCACCAAGCAAGCGTTGACGAACCTCGACGTCACGCCCAACCACACTCTCCGGCGGCTCATCCAGGCCTGGTGCTCAGCCAATGCCTCCGACGGCGTGGAGCGCTTCCCCACCCCGCGTCCCCCGGTCGACATGACCCAGATCGCGGCCCTCCTCGACGAAGCCAAGCTGCCGCAGACACAGATGACCGCGCTCCGAAGACTCAAGGCTATCGCATCGGAGAGCGACCGCAACAAACGCTTTGTCGAGGCTTCGGGTGCTGTCGACGTTTTAGCCTCGATCATGGAGAAAAGCATCCACGGCTCGACAGGTGTTCTCGAGGAAGAACTTATAGTGTGCGATGGATTGGAGTCTGCAAGTGCTCCCGATGAAGCCCTCGCCATATTGTGCTCTCTCCAACTCTCGGAGAAAAGCCTCCTCGGTTTGATCCATAGGGACGTCAACTTCGTTGAACTGTTGACCAAAGTGTTGGGGCGATCGAGCTACCGAATCCGAGCTTACTCGTTGCTACTCCTCAAATCCCTTGTGTCGGTGATCGCTCCGGCCCGTGCATTGTCTTTAAGGGAAGAGTTCTTCGAAGAGCTCGCGAAGGTCGTACGAGACGAGATCTCACACCAAGCCACGAAGGCAGCACTGCAAGTTCTGGCCGCTGTTATCCCCTGGGGGAACAACAGGTTAAAGGCAGTGAAAGCCGGGGCAGTGCGAATGTTGATCGAGCAACTGCTCGATGAACCAGAGAAGAGAACGTGTGAGATGATCATGGTAATTCTATGTCAGCTGTGTGGTTGCGCAGAAGGGAGAGCCGAGTTGGTCGAGCACGCAGTAGGGATCGCAGTGGTGTCGAAGAAGATACATAGGGTGTCGCGGCTGGTGAGCAGGATGGCGGTGAAGATACTGTGCTCGGTGGCGAAGTCTTCGCCATCTCCGGCGGTGCTGCAGGAGATGTTACAGCTCGGAGCTGTTTCCAAGATGTGTTATGTGCTGCAGATGGATTGTGATGCGCAGGTCAGGGAGAGGGTTAGGGAGATATTGAGGTTACACTCCAAGGCTTGGAGGAATTCTCCCTGTTTAGCACCTCCTTTGAAGGCTTCATATCCCCCTCCTCCCTCTACATGA